The Anabaena sp. WA102 genome contains a region encoding:
- a CDS encoding UPF0175 family protein, with protein sequence MSKFASSINLQLSPDSLSQGESGIRQELALQLYAQNIFTFGQARRLANLSVWEFQQLLGERKIERHYNEVDLLEDVKSIQEGF encoded by the coding sequence ATGAGTAAATTTGCGAGTTCGATTAATTTACAATTATCACCTGATTCTTTAAGTCAGGGTGAGTCGGGTATTCGTCAGGAATTAGCTTTACAGTTATACGCACAGAATATTTTTACTTTTGGTCAAGCACGACGTTTGGCTAATTTATCTGTTTGGGAATTTCAGCAGCTTTTAGGAGAAAGGAAAATTGAACGACATTATAATGAAGTTGATTTATTGGAAGATGTAAAGAGTATTCAAGAAGGTTTTTAA
- a CDS encoding AbrB/MazE/SpoVT family DNA-binding domain-containing protein has product MGTAIKTRIVKIGNSQGLRIPKTLLEQSGINSEVEIEVQGNHLIIRPVEQVRKGWEKAFIEMAEKGDDILLDDINTTEWDKDEWQW; this is encoded by the coding sequence ATGGGTACAGCTATCAAAACCCGAATAGTCAAAATCGGTAACTCTCAAGGGTTACGCATCCCCAAAACCCTATTAGAACAAAGTGGAATTAACTCAGAAGTAGAAATAGAAGTTCAAGGAAATCATCTCATTATTCGCCCAGTTGAACAAGTCAGAAAAGGTTGGGAAAAAGCATTTATAGAAATGGCAGAAAAAGGCGATGATATCTTATTAGATGATATCAACACAACAGAATGGGATAAAGATGAATGGCAATGGTAG
- a CDS encoding type II toxin-antitoxin system PemK/MazF family toxin codes for MVVNRFDVFLVNLDPTISSEIKKTRPCLIISPNEINHHISTVIVAPMTTKGQPYPTRVTCQFQGKEGQIVLDQIRTVDKTRLIKLLGQITTEEQKAVLDILAEIFAE; via the coding sequence ATGGTAGTCAACAGATTTGATGTCTTCCTAGTTAATCTTGATCCTACCATTAGCAGTGAAATTAAAAAAACACGCCCTTGCTTAATAATCTCACCCAACGAAATCAACCATCATATTTCTACCGTAATAGTTGCACCAATGACAACAAAAGGGCAACCATACCCCACAAGAGTGACCTGTCAATTTCAAGGAAAAGAAGGGCAAATTGTACTTGACCAAATTCGCACAGTAGATAAAACTCGACTAATCAAACTTCTAGGTCAAATTACCACAGAAGAACAAAAAGCCGTTTTGGATATCTTAGCGGAAATTTTCGCTGAATAA
- the pyk gene encoding pyruvate kinase → MTQLRDSQRRTKIVATIGPATSSPEMLKGIIEAGATTLRLNFSHGTHADHQRSIRLIRQTAFELNRPVAILQDLQGPKIRLGRFETGSIILAKGDRFTLTNRLIEGTQEISCVTYDYLAEEVPVGSSILLDDGKVEMVVEEINREKGDLHCRVTVPGKLSNNKGVNFPGVYLSIKAMTDKDREDLMFGLDQGVDWVALSFVRNPQDIIEIKELISSTGKNVPVVAKIEKHEAIEQMEAVLSLCDGVMVARGDLGVELPAEDVPVLQKRLIATANRLGIPIITATQMLDSMVSNPRPTRAEVSDVANAILDGTDAVMLSNETAVGSFPIEAVATMARIAERIEQEETLNTNSRLSRDKRRSIPNAISQAVGQIAENLGAAAIMTLTQTGATARNVSKFRPKTPILAITPHVNVARQLQMVWGVRPLLVLELPSTGQTFQAAINVAQEKNLLTEGDLVVMTAGTLQGVSGSTDLIKVEIVTAVLGQGIGLGQGSVSGRARVVHNAMDASNFNPGDILVASRTGVDFVEAIRKAGGIITEEESLTSHAAVIGLRLGVPVIVGVNDATQVIKDGAILTLDIQRGLIYSGVVGT, encoded by the coding sequence ATGACGCAATTAAGAGATTCTCAGCGCCGAACTAAAATTGTTGCTACTATCGGACCTGCTACCAGCAGTCCAGAAATGCTGAAAGGGATTATTGAAGCGGGTGCAACAACACTACGGCTCAACTTTTCCCACGGAACTCATGCTGACCATCAGCGCAGTATTCGATTAATTCGGCAAACCGCTTTTGAACTGAATAGACCGGTAGCAATTCTGCAAGATTTACAGGGTCCGAAAATTCGCTTGGGGCGGTTTGAAACTGGTTCGATAATTTTAGCAAAAGGCGATCGCTTCACATTGACAAATCGCCTCATAGAAGGAACACAGGAAATAAGCTGTGTTACCTACGATTACTTAGCCGAAGAAGTCCCCGTCGGTTCAAGTATCCTCCTCGATGATGGCAAAGTCGAAATGGTAGTGGAGGAAATTAACCGCGAAAAAGGCGATTTACATTGTCGGGTAACAGTTCCAGGTAAACTTTCCAACAACAAAGGTGTTAACTTTCCGGGAGTTTACTTATCCATCAAAGCCATGACCGACAAAGACCGCGAGGATCTGATGTTTGGTTTAGACCAGGGAGTTGATTGGGTAGCCCTTTCCTTTGTCCGCAACCCCCAGGACATTATCGAAATTAAAGAACTAATTTCCAGCACCGGCAAGAATGTCCCTGTAGTTGCCAAAATCGAAAAACACGAGGCCATTGAACAAATGGAAGCAGTTTTGTCTTTATGTGATGGGGTGATGGTTGCCAGAGGTGACTTAGGGGTGGAACTACCGGCGGAAGACGTACCCGTGCTACAAAAACGGCTCATTGCCACAGCAAACCGCCTGGGAATTCCCATTATTACCGCTACCCAAATGCTAGATAGCATGGTCAGCAACCCCCGTCCTACCCGTGCAGAAGTATCCGATGTTGCCAACGCCATTTTAGACGGCACAGATGCGGTCATGCTGTCCAATGAAACCGCCGTTGGTAGTTTTCCCATAGAAGCTGTAGCCACTATGGCCAGAATAGCCGAACGGATTGAACAAGAGGAAACCCTGAACACCAATTCCCGTCTATCACGAGATAAAAGGCGTTCTATTCCCAATGCGATTAGCCAAGCTGTTGGTCAAATTGCTGAGAATTTGGGCGCAGCGGCAATTATGACTTTGACACAAACCGGGGCTACAGCCCGCAACGTTTCTAAGTTTCGCCCGAAAACGCCAATTTTAGCCATTACACCTCATGTTAATGTAGCCCGACAGTTACAGATGGTCTGGGGAGTTAGACCGCTGTTGGTGTTAGAACTACCTTCTACAGGTCAGACATTCCAAGCCGCTATTAATGTCGCCCAGGAAAAAAACCTCCTCACTGAAGGTGATTTAGTGGTCATGACCGCTGGTACGCTTCAGGGGGTTTCTGGGTCAACGGACTTGATTAAGGTAGAAATAGTCACTGCTGTACTAGGTCAAGGCATTGGACTGGGACAAGGTTCTGTGAGTGGTCGCGCTAGGGTAGTTCATAATGCCATGGATGCCAGTAACTTTAACCCTGGAGATATTTTGGTAGCATCCCGCACTGGTGTTGATTTTGTGGAAGCAATTCGCAAAGCCGGGGGGATTATTACTGAAGAGGAAAGTCTCACCAGTCACGCCGCAGTTATTGGTTTACGTCTCGGTGTACCAGTAATTGTAGGCGTAAATGATGCGACACAAGTAATTAAGGATGGTGCAATTTTGACTTTGGATATACAGCGGGGTTTAATTTACTCTGGTGTGGTAGGAACTTAA
- the crtR gene encoding beta-carotene hydroxylase: MITSEAQKPLTIPPKELLSPPGDFNPTLLMFLVVVMMLVLSNFGYWLWEWPHWLCFSVNTLALHCSGTVIHDACHQSAHRNRIVNAMLGHCSALILAFAFPVFTRVHLQHHGNVNHPQDDPDHYVSTGGPLFLIAVRFLYHEVFFFQRRLWRNYELLEWFISRLIIITIVYISVQYHFLGYILNFWFIPAFLVGITLGLFFDYLPHRPFVERNRWKNARVYPGKVLNILILGQNYHLIHHLWPSIPWYNYQPAYYLMKPLLDEKGSPQTSGLLQKQDFLEFVYDIFIGIHLHH; this comes from the coding sequence ATGATCACGTCGGAGGCACAAAAGCCACTGACAATTCCCCCCAAAGAACTTTTATCACCTCCTGGTGATTTTAATCCCACGCTATTAATGTTTTTAGTTGTGGTGATGATGTTAGTTTTGTCTAACTTTGGGTATTGGCTTTGGGAATGGCCGCATTGGTTGTGTTTTAGTGTCAATACTCTAGCGCTACATTGTTCAGGAACGGTGATTCATGATGCTTGTCACCAATCTGCCCATCGCAATCGAATTGTTAACGCTATGTTAGGCCATTGTAGTGCCTTGATTCTAGCCTTTGCTTTTCCAGTATTTACACGAGTACATTTACAGCATCATGGTAATGTTAATCATCCCCAAGATGATCCAGATCATTATGTTTCTACAGGTGGTCCCCTGTTCTTAATTGCGGTGAGATTTTTGTACCATGAAGTATTTTTCTTTCAAAGACGGTTATGGCGTAATTATGAACTACTAGAATGGTTTATTAGTCGCCTAATTATCATTACTATTGTTTATATTTCTGTCCAATATCATTTTTTGGGCTATATTCTTAACTTTTGGTTTATTCCCGCTTTCTTGGTAGGAATAACTTTGGGGTTATTTTTTGATTATTTACCTCACCGTCCTTTTGTTGAGAGAAATCGCTGGAAAAACGCCCGCGTCTATCCTGGCAAGGTTCTCAATATCCTAATTTTGGGGCAGAATTACCACTTAATTCATCATCTTTGGCCTTCGATTCCTTGGTATAATTACCAGCCAGCTTATTATTTGATGAAGCCATTATTAGACGAAAAAGGCAGTCCGCAAACTTCCGGGTTATTGCAGAAGCAGGACTTTTTGGAATTTGTCTATGATATCTTCATAGGTATTCATCTTCATCACTGA
- a CDS encoding fructosamine kinase family protein encodes MIWTEIDTHISQVTGEKFVSQQHLSISGGCINQGFAISDRQLTYFVKLNQASQVSMFAAEMLGLQQMSTTGTIRVPGPICWGTTGNSSYIVLEWLEMTTGNHKSWQEMGRKLAAMHKTTSNQGFGWDINNTIGSTPQINNFSNSWIEFYIQHRLGYQFKLAKKRGGSFPLAEKLLAAIPELLANYQLQPALVHGDLWGGNAGFTVEGEPVIFDPATYFGDREVDVAMTELFGGFPPTFYQGYEEIYPLHTGYETRKTLYNLYHVLNHFNLFGGSYSSQANRMIEKILKV; translated from the coding sequence ATGATTTGGACGGAAATTGATACCCATATTAGCCAAGTTACTGGCGAAAAATTTGTTAGTCAGCAGCATTTATCCATTAGTGGTGGGTGTATTAATCAGGGTTTTGCTATTAGCGATCGCCAATTGACTTACTTTGTTAAACTAAATCAAGCTTCTCAAGTCTCAATGTTTGCAGCAGAGATGCTTGGTTTACAGCAAATGTCCACCACAGGAACTATCCGCGTTCCTGGTCCAATCTGTTGGGGAACTACAGGCAATTCTAGCTATATTGTCTTGGAATGGCTAGAGATGACCACTGGTAACCATAAGTCTTGGCAAGAAATGGGACGCAAATTGGCAGCAATGCACAAAACTACCAGTAATCAAGGTTTTGGCTGGGATATTAATAATACTATTGGTTCTACACCGCAAATTAACAATTTTTCTAACTCTTGGATTGAATTTTATATTCAGCACCGTTTAGGTTATCAATTTAAGTTAGCAAAAAAACGCGGCGGTAGTTTTCCATTAGCAGAAAAACTATTAGCAGCTATTCCCGAATTATTAGCAAATTATCAACTTCAACCGGCTTTAGTACATGGGGATTTATGGGGAGGAAATGCAGGTTTTACGGTTGAGGGTGAACCAGTAATATTTGATCCTGCAACTTATTTTGGTGATAGAGAAGTTGATGTCGCTATGACAGAATTATTTGGAGGTTTTCCGCCAACTTTTTATCAAGGTTATGAGGAGATATATCCTTTACATACAGGATATGAAACCAGAAAAACATTATATAATCTGTATCATGTTTTAAATCATTTTAATTTGTTTGGTGGTAGTTATAGTTCCCAAGCTAATCGGATGATTGAGAAAATTTTAAAGGTCTGA
- the chrA gene encoding chromate efflux transporter, with the protein MQVRQYNLLFSRLGEIATLFFKLGVIGFGGPVAHIAMIEDEVVKRRRWLTQDHFLDLLGATNLIPGPNSTEMAIHVGYIYAGWAGLIVSGVCFILPAVLITGIFAWIYVNYGSLPQIAPLLYGIKPAVLAVIVNALWGLAKKAVKNHQLLIIAIAVGLLILIRQVNEVIALLFGGLLGMIWLHPRNQDKPPGNKPNLLIAVLTTGATLQTTSTISAMAGTSIPLWQLGWFFLKVGSVLFGGGYVLIAFLQGGLVQEYGWLTQQQLLDAIAIGQFTPGPVLSTATFIGYVLAGVPGAIVATIGIFLPSFLFVAALNPVIPRLRNSAWTRSFLDAVNASAVALMVVAALQLGIATLKIAKPPYVDILGIAIALISTVLITRYRINAAWLVLGSSLIGYGAMALGYIK; encoded by the coding sequence ATGCAAGTTAGGCAGTACAACTTATTATTTAGTCGGTTGGGTGAAATAGCTACACTCTTTTTTAAACTAGGTGTTATTGGCTTTGGTGGACCAGTTGCCCATATTGCCATGATTGAAGATGAAGTGGTGAAGCGTCGTCGGTGGTTGACACAAGACCATTTTCTCGATTTATTAGGTGCAACCAATTTGATTCCTGGTCCCAATTCCACTGAAATGGCAATTCATGTGGGATATATTTATGCAGGATGGGCAGGGTTGATTGTCTCAGGTGTTTGTTTTATATTACCTGCGGTTTTAATAACAGGTATATTTGCCTGGATTTATGTTAATTATGGTAGTCTACCTCAAATTGCACCTTTACTTTATGGTATCAAACCTGCTGTTTTAGCGGTTATTGTCAATGCCCTCTGGGGGTTAGCAAAAAAAGCGGTTAAAAACCATCAATTACTGATTATTGCTATAGCTGTAGGACTATTGATATTAATTCGGCAAGTGAATGAAGTAATTGCCTTATTGTTTGGGGGATTACTAGGTATGATTTGGTTACATCCTAGAAATCAAGACAAACCACCAGGAAATAAACCTAACTTATTGATTGCTGTCTTAACTACAGGCGCAACTTTACAGACAACATCTACAATTAGTGCTATGGCAGGTACATCTATTCCTTTATGGCAATTAGGTTGGTTTTTTCTGAAAGTTGGTAGTGTTTTGTTTGGTGGTGGCTATGTGTTAATTGCATTTTTGCAAGGGGGATTAGTTCAAGAATATGGCTGGTTAACACAACAGCAGTTACTAGATGCGATCGCTATTGGTCAATTTACCCCTGGTCCAGTGCTGTCTACGGCCACCTTTATCGGTTATGTCTTAGCTGGTGTACCTGGTGCGATAGTAGCTACCATTGGCATTTTCCTACCATCTTTTCTCTTCGTTGCTGCCTTAAATCCGGTTATTCCCCGTTTACGCAATTCTGCTTGGACAAGATCATTTTTAGATGCTGTGAATGCCAGTGCTGTAGCACTGATGGTAGTAGCTGCCTTGCAACTGGGAATAGCTACTTTAAAAATAGCAAAACCACCCTATGTAGATATTTTGGGGATAGCGATCGCACTCATCTCCACAGTTTTGATTACTCGCTACCGCATCAATGCTGCTTGGCTAGTTTTAGGTAGTAGTTTAATTGGTTATGGTGCTATGGCTTTAGGTTATATCAAATAA
- the larE gene encoding ATP-dependent sacrificial sulfur transferase LarE, with the protein MSWTEKLEQLKELFIEMDQALIAYSGGVDSTLVAKIAYDVLGDRALAVTAVSPSLLPEELEDAKIQAATIGISHKVVQTQEMDNPNYTSNPVNRCYFCKSELHDTLKPLALELGYPYVVDGVNADDLHDYRPGIQAAKERGARSPLAEIGVTKAEVRQISQKLGLPWWDKPAQPCLSSRFPYGEEITIAKLQRVGRAEIYLRTLGWQNLRVRSEGDTAKIELSPDKIKDFVTMTDLPSLVSVFQNWGFIYITLDLEGYRSGKLNQVLPPVALQK; encoded by the coding sequence ATGAGTTGGACAGAAAAACTAGAGCAGTTAAAAGAGTTATTTATAGAAATGGATCAGGCTTTAATAGCCTATTCGGGAGGAGTTGACAGTACATTGGTGGCTAAGATTGCTTATGATGTGTTAGGCGATCGCGCATTGGCTGTAACTGCGGTTTCTCCTTCTCTATTACCAGAAGAATTAGAAGACGCGAAAATTCAAGCCGCAACCATCGGAATTTCTCATAAAGTTGTCCAAACACAGGAAATGGACAATCCCAATTACACATCTAATCCAGTCAATCGTTGTTATTTTTGCAAAAGTGAATTACACGACACCCTCAAACCCTTGGCCTTAGAGTTGGGTTATCCTTATGTAGTAGATGGTGTAAATGCCGATGATTTACATGATTATCGTCCCGGAATTCAAGCTGCAAAAGAAAGGGGTGCGCGATCGCCTTTAGCAGAAATTGGTGTGACTAAAGCCGAAGTGAGGCAAATTTCCCAAAAACTAGGTTTACCTTGGTGGGATAAACCCGCTCAACCTTGTTTAAGTTCGCGCTTTCCCTACGGTGAAGAAATTACCATAGCCAAATTACAGCGGGTAGGTAGAGCCGAAATTTATTTACGAACTCTAGGGTGGCAAAATTTACGAGTCCGTTCCGAGGGTGATACAGCTAAAATCGAATTATCACCAGATAAAATTAAAGATTTTGTGACAATGACAGATTTACCAAGTCTAGTATCTGTATTTCAAAACTGGGGATTTATTTATATAACTTTGGATTTAGAAGGTTATCGTAGTGGTAAATTAAATCAGGTTTTACCACCAGTTGCTTTACAAAAATAA
- the folB gene encoding dihydroneopterin aldolase, giving the protein MDCIHLTGIRGYSYVGYLPEEKVLGQWFEVDLKLWVDLAQAAETDAIKDTVDYRNIISLVQNLLKTSKFDLLERLAGAIANAILQESSLTTQVQVILIKPAAPIPDFDGNIRIELTRSKSNL; this is encoded by the coding sequence ATGGACTGTATTCATTTAACAGGGATTCGCGGTTATAGCTATGTTGGGTATTTACCGGAGGAAAAGGTATTAGGACAATGGTTTGAGGTGGATTTGAAATTATGGGTCGATCTTGCTCAAGCTGCGGAGACTGATGCTATTAAAGATACTGTAGATTATCGTAATATTATTAGTTTAGTCCAGAACTTGCTAAAAACATCTAAATTTGATTTATTAGAAAGGTTGGCAGGTGCGATCGCTAATGCTATTCTTCAAGAAAGTAGTCTAACCACCCAAGTACAAGTTATTCTCATTAAACCTGCTGCACCAATTCCTGATTTTGATGGTAATATTCGCATTGAATTGACTAGAAGTAAATCCAATCTATAG
- the folK gene encoding 2-amino-4-hydroxy-6-hydroxymethyldihydropteridine diphosphokinase, which yields MENDKTFIKYNTAGSRSAIAFGSNIGESLAILEGAMKSLEKTPGITIKAKSSWYRTAPVGGPSQPDYLNGAAILEVQLSPQKLLDTLLNIEQEFGRVRQKHWGPRTLDLDILLFDDLILETPDLQIPHPRMTQRAFVLVPLAEIAPDWIEPVSQEPISKLLQKLDCSNVSLFINL from the coding sequence ATGGAAAACGATAAAACCTTCATTAAGTATAATACCGCAGGTAGTCGTTCCGCCATCGCTTTTGGTAGTAATATTGGGGAATCCCTGGCTATTTTAGAAGGTGCAATGAAAAGCCTGGAAAAAACTCCGGGTATTACCATAAAAGCCAAATCTAGTTGGTACAGAACCGCTCCCGTAGGCGGACCATCACAACCAGATTATTTAAACGGTGCAGCTATTTTAGAAGTGCAACTCAGTCCACAGAAATTGTTGGATACTCTGCTCAATATTGAACAAGAATTTGGTCGAGTTCGTCAAAAACATTGGGGACCTAGAACCCTAGATTTAGATATACTACTATTTGATGACTTAATTTTAGAAACACCAGATTTACAAATTCCCCATCCCCGAATGACCCAGAGAGCCTTTGTTTTAGTTCCATTAGCGGAAATTGCCCCAGATTGGATAGAACCAGTTTCTCAAGAACCTATTTCAAAACTCCTGCAAAAATTAGACTGTTCCAATGTTAGTTTGTTTATCAATTTATAA
- the queD gene encoding 6-carboxytetrahydropterin synthase QueD: protein MTSKSESESFLETWIIGKEFRFEAAHQLPNHDGKCSRLHGHSWRGIVYVAGDKLINSGVKQGMIMDYGDISKYIKPLLENYLDHYHLNESTGLTNPTSEAIAKWIYEQLEPQIPGLVAVRIDETCTSQCIYSKGKVNFLGF, encoded by the coding sequence ATGACTTCAAAATCGGAATCGGAATCTTTTTTGGAAACTTGGATAATTGGTAAGGAATTCAGATTTGAAGCTGCTCACCAATTACCGAATCATGATGGTAAATGTTCTAGATTACATGGTCATTCTTGGCGCGGTATTGTCTATGTTGCCGGGGATAAACTGATAAATTCAGGTGTTAAACAGGGGATGATTATGGATTATGGTGATATATCAAAATATATAAAACCACTGTTGGAAAATTATCTGGATCATTACCATTTAAATGAATCCACAGGTTTAACTAATCCTACCAGTGAAGCGATCGCTAAATGGATTTATGAACAGCTTGAACCCCAAATTCCCGGCCTTGTCGCAGTTAGAATTGATGAAACTTGTACCAGTCAATGTATTTACTCAAAGGGAAAAGTTAATTTTTTGGGCTTTTAA
- a CDS encoding ferric reductase-like transmembrane domain-containing protein yields the protein MKSHKNLNDSFGFVALVFINYILSAMLFFLIPYIDYANIMGVLSLIYYALTIIPTIIKTLFPNFYKQQYIWKSLLKNRRYTGVTAFCFAWSHAALLIWQRSLNFLDFNTCLQYFQGLSSIIIFTILAITSNDESIRTLKTNWKKIHNLTYLCLFILPWHILDKMFGHWSYLTPFAVILSISLSLLFVTRKIIEIKEQ from the coding sequence ATGAAAAGTCATAAAAACTTGAATGACAGTTTTGGTTTTGTCGCGTTAGTATTTATTAATTACATTCTCAGTGCTATGCTATTTTTTTTGATACCATATATTGATTATGCGAATATTATGGGTGTTTTGTCTTTGATATATTATGCACTGACTATTATTCCTACTATAATCAAAACACTTTTTCCGAATTTTTATAAGCAACAATATATTTGGAAAAGCTTGTTAAAAAACCGACGTTACACAGGCGTTACTGCTTTTTGTTTTGCTTGGAGTCATGCTGCATTATTGATTTGGCAAAGATCTTTAAATTTCTTAGATTTCAATACTTGCCTCCAATACTTTCAAGGTTTATCATCAATTATCATTTTCACAATTCTAGCTATAACATCTAATGACGAAAGTATTAGAACACTTAAAACAAATTGGAAAAAAATACACAATTTAACTTATCTATGTTTGTTTATACTTCCCTGGCATATTTTAGATAAAATGTTCGGACACTGGAGTTATCTCACTCCCTTTGCAGTTATTTTATCTATTAGTTTATCTTTGCTTTTTGTGACTAGAAAAATAATTGAAATCAAGGAACAGTAA